One Ornithodoros turicata isolate Travis unplaced genomic scaffold, ASM3712646v1 ctg00000961.1, whole genome shotgun sequence genomic window carries:
- the LOC135375979 gene encoding uncharacterized protein LOC135375979 has product MNYILTVVSQPDPKDVTVHSSELTEGSETEDDEYEKEHEGHHSKSHVHRTLNPEERLFLVAESSLRELLSQCPCGSSDAETDISTRGTWLRAATACSCGKLRTWSSQPWVEDRPLGNILLCSAILFSGVNITKAFRMFAMMKVPTLTLSQYFRTQKQHLFPAVNDVFLSRQAELLDRLRPVPLTLAGDGRCDSPGHTALYGTYTLLETVANRIIHFELVKSTEVSSSNAMEVHGLKNCLAYLEAHDMVVDTIVTDRHTAIKSVLRELCPHIKHRFDVWHVAKGIKKKLVSLSRSTKHHVVKFWIESLIRHIYWCPKYSGESGDLCLAKWVSAVNHIVDVHEHDNPLYPVCYHGPVSEPREWLKEDSETYAKVKDILTAPALLRDVPMLSTKQQTYGLESYHSVLNHFVPKSYSFSDEGMVARTQLAILHYNENADRVQVEREGSKQFRLKPSKLKKTWVAVPLKENATYDYAATLIAEVLTRIQEHQTQSAAAETRPARSATYGEKPTLRQAVEQHQTRFQKGK; this is encoded by the exons ATGAATTACATTCTGACCGTTGTGAG CCAGCCTGATCCGAAGGACGTGACGGTCCACTCATCTGAATTAACAGAGGGATCAGAGACTGAAGA tgACGAATATGAGAAGGAACATGAGGGACATCATTCTAAATCCCATGTGCATCGAAC GCTAAATCCAGAGGAACGTCTCTTCCTGGTGGCGGAGTCAAGTCTGCGAGAGCTCCTGTCACAGTGTCCTTGTGGCAGCAGCGATGCTGAAACAGACATCTCAACAAGGGGCACATGGCTGAGAGCAGCAACAGCTTGCAGCTGTGGGAAACTGCGTACATGGTCCAGCCAGCCTTGGGTGGAAGACAGGCCACTCGGAAACATTCTGCTCTGTAGTGCGATTCTGTTTTCCGGCGTGAACATAACCAAGGCATTTCGTATGTTTGCCATGATGAAG GTGCCAACACTGACTTTGTCGCAGTACTTCAGAACACAGAAACAGCACCTCTTTCCTGCCGTGAATGAT GTCTTCCTGAGCAGACAAGCTGAGCTACTGGACCGGCTCCGCCCAGTGCCCCTGACCCTTGCGGGAGATGGCAGATGTGATTCGCCAGGCCACACAGCCCTCTATGGCACTTACACACTGCTTGAGACAGTTGCCAATAGGATCATCCACTTTGAATTGGTCAAG TCAACAGAAGTCTCAAGCAGCAATGCCATGGAGGTACATGGTCTAAAGAACTGCCTTGCCTACCTTGAAGCACATGACATGGTTGTGGACACCATAGTGACTGACCGCCACACTGCAATAAAGTCTGTGTTAAGGGAACTGTGTCCACACATCAAACACCGTTTTGACGTGTGGCACGTTGCGAAAG GGATCAAGAAAAAGCTTGTGTCTCTCAGCCGCTCCACAAAGCACCACGTTGTGAAGTTCTGGATAGAGAGCCTTATCCGACACATATACTGGTGTCCAAAGTACAGTGGGGAAAGTGGTGACCTTTGTCTGGCGAAGTGGGTATCGGCAGTGAACCACATTGTCGATGTCCATGAGCATGACAACCCACTGTACCCAGTTTGTTATCATGGCCCAGTTTCAGAACCACGAGAATGGCTCAAAGAAG ATAGTGAGACGTACGCAAAGGTCAAGGACATCTTGACAGCACCCGCACTGCTCAGGGATGTCCCTATGCTTTCTACAAAACAACAGACATATGGCCTGGAGTCATACCACAGTGTCCTGAACCACTTCGTTCCGAAATCCTATTCGTTTTCTGACGAGGGGATGGTGGCCAG GACACAGTTGGCAATACTCCATTACAACGAGAATGCTGACCGTGTGCAAGTGGAAAGAGAGGGCTCCAAGCAGTTCCGACTGAAGCCATCCAAGCTGAAAAAGACGTGGGTGGCCGTACCCCTCAAAGAAAATGCTACCTATG ATTATGCGGCAACACTGATTGCAGAGGTTCTGACTCGCATTCAAGAACACCAAACGCAGTCAGCAGCTGCAGAAACTCGGCCAGCTCGTTCAGCAACATATGGCGAGAAGCCAACTCTTAGGCAAGCTGTGGAACAACACCAAACACG GTTCCAGAAGGGAAAGTAG
- the LOC135375971 gene encoding uncharacterized protein LOC135375971 has product MSEVPFYCVYDFESVLSPCLEETNVYEDHCPSSFCLLVIRASDSHVLQKHLFRGPNCVTVFMELLRKLHDEILGWIHAFAPLEMTEENERQHTAATHCNICKESFAKRQKVRDHDHVSGEFRQTLCQTCNLKLRVPPKIPIIAHNANYDMSFLLSHLDLLKKSDISVIATSCQKFKAIDIGSYRFLDSLSFLNASLETLVKNLRDKGESNFQCLRQFFPNEEHFQLVVRKGVFCYNFVTSFEAYDEPSLPPRDKFFNILNGTEVSEQDYNHAQNVYEKFRLKSLGEYSDLYLLTDTLLLADVFQNFRKWTLDVHKIEPFHFVSLPGLSMSCALKMSQVELELINDPNAYLLIENGLRGGVTQCSLRKATANVPGTEQFDPEKEKK; this is encoded by the coding sequence atgtcggaagtccctttctactgtgtatatgattttgaaagtgttttgtcaccttgtttggaggaaacaaacgtgtatgaggatcactgtccttcctcattttgccttttggttatacgtgcatccgactcacacgtgttgcaaaagcatcttttccgtggtcctaattgtgtcacagtatttatggagctgctgcggaaattgcatgacgaaattttaggatggatacatgcttttgcacctctagaaatgactgaagagaatgagcgtcaacatacagcagccactcattgtaatatctgcaaagaatcctttgctaaaagacaaaaagttcgagaccatgaccatgtaagcggagaatttcgacaaacactatgtcagacgtgtaacctgaaactgagagtgccacccaagattccaatcattgcacataatgctaACTATGACATGAGTTTTCTCCTGTCTCATTTAGATCTGCTTAAGAAGTCAGACATCAGCGTGATTGCCACCAGCTGTCAaaaatttaaagcaattgacatcggctcttatcgattcttggacagtttgagttttctgaacgcaagccttgaaacactggtgaaaaatctacgtgataaaggtgaatccaactttcaatgccttcgccagttttttccaaatgaggaacactttcagctggttgttcgtaagggggtcttctgttataactttgtcaccagttttgaagcctatgatgagccttcgctaccacctcgagataagttctttaacattttgaatggaaccgaagtaagtgaacaagactacaaccacgcgcagaatgtgtatgaaaaatttcggctcaagagtcttggagagtattcggacttataccttctgacagacacactgcttctagcagatgtgtttcagaactttcgaaagtggacactcgatgtgcacaagattgaaccgtttcattttgtatcccttccaggattaagcatgtcttgtgCACTAAAAATGAGTCAGGTAGAACTAGAACTAATTAACGACCCCAACGCGTACCTGCTCATCGAGAATGGCTTACGAGGAGGTGTCACACAGTGCTCCCTGAGAAAAGCAACTGCGAATGTGCCAGGAACAGAACAGTTTgatcccgaaaaagaaaaaaaataa
- the LOC135375980 gene encoding P2X purinoceptor 7-like — protein sequence MSDVESESFSSSLLDEFSEDSSDDVVSDDDPYSTDPLPLHPPINRDAVVREVAQNDDFRCLCGVCSPEQPDEYLCCTSVSQVAALCDSAGVRCITEHRLFHDFCLRREMLAVNARQYCRYDYRLRLLDPTANRCLRFTAYSIFASWVWGYLGPRNRREIPGCAVRAIRREHPSPSYQGFLS from the exons ATGTCGGACGTCGAAAGCGAAAGTTTTTCTTCGTCGCTGCTGGATGAATTCAGTGAGGACAGCTCGGACGACGTGGTGTCAGACGATGATCCGTATTCAACGGACCCACTTCCGCTTCATCCTCCGATCAACAGGGATGCAGTTGTTCGCGAAGTCGCGCAAAACGATGACTTTCG GTGTCTGTGCGGCGTCTGCAGTCCGGAGCAACCAGACGAATACTTGTGCTGCACCTCAGTGAGCCAGGTTGCAGCTCTGTGTGACAGTGCTGGCGTGCGGTGCATCACCGAGCACCGTCTGTTCCACGACTTCTGTCTGCGGAGAGAAATGCTGGCGGTGAATGCACGCCAGTACTGCCGCTACGACTATCGGCTGCGGCTGTTGGATCCGACAGCCAACAG GTGTCTGAGGTTCACAGCCTACTCTATATTTGCCAGTTGGGTCTGGGGCTACCTCGGACCTAGAAATAGGCGAGAAATTCCAGGCTGCGCTGTGCGAGCGATTCGAAGAGAGCACCCGTCGCCTTCATACCAAGGGTTTCTTTCTTAA